A stretch of Synechococcus sp. MIT S9220 DNA encodes these proteins:
- a CDS encoding SH3 domain-containing protein: MNHSATVMLRWSWLLGVSLFGPVALPAGGAERRLPQVRRQQGRGPLLSGSDCVLHSSPLVAAPAVRRLEIGTPLQLLRRWRSEDGRDWIQVKVTSGPALTDSVERQRGWIHH, from the coding sequence ATGAACCACTCCGCAACTGTGATGCTGCGTTGGAGTTGGTTGCTTGGCGTGTCGTTGTTTGGTCCTGTGGCTTTGCCGGCTGGCGGGGCTGAGCGTCGCCTACCCCAGGTTCGCCGCCAGCAGGGCCGTGGCCCTCTCCTCAGTGGTAGCGACTGTGTGCTCCACTCCAGTCCGCTGGTCGCAGCTCCTGCTGTACGGCGACTGGAGATCGGAACACCGTTGCAGTTGTTGCGTCGCTGGCGTAGTGAGGACGGCCGTGACTGGATTCAGGTGAAGGTCACCTCTGGCCCTGCACTGACGGATTCCGTCGAGCGGCAACGGGGTTGGATTCATCACTGA
- a CDS encoding CrcB family protein: MVGLGAIPGAWLRLRLVNHFEPLVPRKHWGTFVVNLVAAFALGLVLGLERAGRCDQSTPASALILLIGTGFFGSLSTFSTFAVEVLVTLRDRRWGEAVLLTAGSVIAGLLVAAAGFSLGLVNA; the protein is encoded by the coding sequence ATGGTTGGCTTGGGTGCCATCCCTGGCGCCTGGTTGCGCTTAAGACTGGTCAACCACTTTGAACCGTTGGTTCCGCGCAAACACTGGGGAACCTTTGTGGTGAATCTTGTGGCTGCCTTTGCCTTGGGCTTAGTGCTCGGCCTCGAACGTGCCGGTCGTTGCGACCAATCCACACCTGCTTCTGCACTGATTTTGCTGATTGGCACAGGCTTTTTTGGCAGCCTGAGCACTTTTTCCACCTTTGCTGTGGAGGTGCTTGTCACGTTGCGTGATCGCCGCTGGGGCGAAGCCGTGTTGCTCACCGCCGGCTCGGTAATCGCTGGTCTTCTGGTTGCTGCTGCAGGTTTCAGTCTGGGACTCGTCAATGCCTGA
- a CDS encoding CrcB family protein: MPEQLPSFRTELQELLLVAVGAVPGALMRWQFGVVLHDRDVLVNVLGSLILGLLLGLPYWPRIQLLVGIGFCGSLTTFSSWMVNSVDLIVSGQQLAAIGLIGLTLGLGLGGAALGLWIGRSVDALAIKPSEPPR, encoded by the coding sequence ATGCCTGAACAGTTGCCTTCCTTCAGAACGGAGCTTCAGGAGCTGTTGTTGGTCGCTGTGGGGGCAGTCCCAGGGGCCTTGATGCGCTGGCAGTTCGGTGTGGTGCTGCATGACAGAGACGTGCTGGTCAACGTGCTCGGTTCTCTGATTTTGGGCTTGCTGCTGGGCTTGCCCTATTGGCCCCGGATTCAGTTGCTGGTGGGAATTGGGTTCTGTGGTTCGTTAACCACATTCAGCAGCTGGATGGTCAATAGCGTGGACCTGATTGTTTCAGGCCAACAGCTTGCAGCCATTGGCCTGATTGGCCTGACCCTGGGTCTGGGCCTTGGTGGCGCAGCCCTGGGTTTATGGATCGGCCGCAGCGTCGATGCGTTGGCGATCAAGCCTTCAGAGCCGCCTCGATAG
- a CDS encoding glutathione peroxidase: protein MATSISSVSVRTPDGSEKSLGAYAGKVLLIVNVASRCGFTKQYAGLQALQDKYGTQGLCVLGFPCNDFGAQEPGSLDEIKSFCSTTYGASFELFDKVHATGSTTEPYTTLNQTEPAGDVAWNFEKFLVGKDGTVLNRYKSGVAPEDAELSNAIEAALKA, encoded by the coding sequence ATGGCTACCAGCATCAGCAGCGTTTCCGTGCGCACCCCCGACGGCAGCGAAAAATCTCTAGGCGCCTATGCGGGCAAGGTGCTGTTAATCGTGAACGTGGCCAGCCGCTGCGGCTTTACCAAGCAATACGCCGGCCTCCAGGCCCTGCAAGACAAATACGGCACTCAGGGCCTTTGCGTTCTGGGGTTTCCTTGCAACGACTTCGGAGCCCAGGAGCCCGGCAGCCTTGATGAAATCAAGAGCTTCTGTTCAACCACCTACGGCGCCAGCTTCGAACTGTTCGACAAGGTGCATGCCACAGGCAGCACGACCGAGCCCTACACCACGCTCAATCAGACAGAGCCTGCTGGAGATGTGGCCTGGAATTTCGAAAAATTCCTCGTAGGCAAGGACGGCACCGTTCTCAATCGCTACAAGAGCGGAGTGGCTCCTGAAGATGCTGAGCTCAGCAACGCTATCGAGGCGGCTCTGAAGGCTTGA
- the mgtE gene encoding magnesium transporter: MDQAPGSRESLALSDVPSHQMVVEVVARQLESMLSVGNYDGVKLLLAPVQPVDVAEAIGSLPRTMQALAFRLLGKDEAIEVYEYLEPPIQQSLLERLRSGEVLELVEEMSPDDRVRLFDELPAKVVRRLLTELSPVERRVTAQLLGYASETAGRLMTTEYIDLKEFQSAAQALTIVRRRARETETIYSLYVTDGQRHLTGILSLRDLVTADPEDRVGDVMTREVVSVNTDTDQEEVARAIQRYDFLAVPVVDRERRLVGIVTVDDVIDVIEQEATRDLYAAGAVEAGDEDDYFQSNLFTVARRRVVWLSVLVVASFVTSEVIALNEEVLKEVVLLAAFIPLLAGTGGNVGAQSSTVVIRGLSTQSITSLGQFRAVAREATAGLLLGLLMMLLVVPFAWWRGQSPLVGLSVGTSLLAITTLAATAGAAFPLLFNRLGWDPALMSTPFITTCTDVVGTLIYLKTAQWLLLNMPQLLSNAGISTQLLAAVHF; the protein is encoded by the coding sequence ATGGATCAGGCACCGGGTTCTCGTGAAAGCCTCGCTTTGAGCGATGTCCCTTCCCATCAGATGGTCGTGGAAGTGGTCGCCCGCCAGCTTGAGTCCATGCTGAGTGTGGGTAATTACGACGGTGTCAAGCTTCTGCTTGCACCGGTGCAGCCCGTGGATGTGGCTGAGGCGATTGGCAGTTTGCCTCGCACGATGCAGGCCCTTGCGTTTCGTTTGCTCGGTAAAGACGAGGCGATTGAGGTTTATGAATACCTTGAGCCACCCATTCAGCAGAGCCTTCTGGAGCGCTTGCGTTCCGGCGAGGTGCTCGAGCTGGTTGAGGAGATGTCTCCGGATGATCGGGTGCGTCTATTTGATGAACTGCCGGCCAAGGTGGTGCGTCGTCTGTTGACGGAGCTCAGTCCAGTGGAGCGTCGTGTGACGGCTCAGCTGCTCGGCTACGCCAGTGAAACGGCTGGCCGTCTGATGACGACCGAATACATCGATTTAAAAGAGTTTCAAAGCGCGGCTCAGGCACTCACGATTGTGCGACGCCGCGCACGTGAGACAGAAACGATCTACAGCCTTTATGTCACCGATGGGCAGCGCCATCTCACTGGGATCTTGTCGCTGCGGGATCTCGTGACCGCAGACCCTGAGGACCGGGTTGGCGATGTCATGACCAGGGAGGTCGTGAGCGTTAACACCGATACGGATCAGGAGGAGGTGGCTCGGGCGATTCAGCGTTACGACTTTCTGGCTGTGCCGGTTGTGGACAGGGAGCGCCGCCTGGTGGGCATCGTCACTGTGGATGACGTGATTGACGTGATCGAGCAGGAGGCCACGCGCGATCTTTACGCCGCAGGTGCAGTGGAGGCCGGTGATGAGGACGATTACTTCCAGAGCAATCTGTTCACGGTCGCTCGACGCCGGGTGGTGTGGCTGTCGGTGTTGGTTGTGGCCAGCTTTGTCACCTCAGAGGTGATTGCCCTTAATGAAGAGGTGCTCAAAGAGGTGGTGCTTCTGGCTGCGTTCATTCCGCTGTTGGCAGGAACCGGCGGCAACGTGGGTGCCCAAAGTTCCACGGTCGTCATCCGTGGTTTAAGCACGCAAAGCATCACCTCCCTTGGCCAGTTCAGGGCTGTGGCCCGCGAAGCGACCGCTGGCCTATTGCTGGGCCTGTTGATGATGTTGCTGGTGGTTCCTTTTGCCTGGTGGCGTGGTCAAAGCCCGCTGGTTGGTCTGTCGGTGGGGACCAGTCTGTTGGCAATCACCACCTTGGCTGCAACGGCCGGCGCGGCGTTCCCCCTGTTGTTCAACCGGCTGGGCTGGGATCCGGCGCTGATGTCCACACCGTTCATCACCACCTGCACGGATGTGGTGGGCACTCTTATCTATCTAAAAACAGCGCAGTGGCTGTTGCTGAACATGCCGCAGCTGCTCTCAAACGCAGGTATTTCTACCCAATTACTCGCTGCCGTCCATTTCTGA
- a CDS encoding RpoD/SigA family RNA polymerase sigma factor, with product MAPAIAAASVATPLKAVPSKAAPTKGSAGKTVAVRSAGADVDLVRSYLRDIGRVPLLSHQQEITLGRQVQELMDLEAQEAELSDQRGGEMVPPAELAKAAGLSAAQLKRKLQAGRRAKERMVAANLRLVVSVAKKYTKRNMELLDLIQEGTIGLVRGVEKFDPTRGYKFSTYAYWWIRQGITRAIAEKSRTIRLPIHITEMLNKLKKGQRELSQELGRTPSVTELAGFVELPEEEVKELMCRARQPVSLEMKVGDGDDTELLDLLAGDGELPSEQVEGECLKGDLRDLLGQLPELQERVLRMRYGMDGEDPMSLTGIGRVIGISRDRVRNLERDGLAGLRRLSDQVEAYVAC from the coding sequence ATGGCTCCTGCTATCGCCGCTGCGTCCGTAGCGACTCCTCTCAAGGCCGTTCCCTCAAAAGCCGCACCCACCAAGGGTTCTGCCGGTAAGACAGTTGCTGTTCGTTCAGCAGGTGCTGATGTCGATCTGGTGCGTTCCTACCTGCGTGACATCGGCCGTGTGCCGCTGTTGAGCCATCAGCAGGAGATCACGCTGGGTCGTCAGGTGCAAGAGCTGATGGATCTGGAGGCACAAGAAGCAGAGCTGAGCGATCAGCGTGGTGGTGAGATGGTGCCCCCTGCAGAGCTGGCCAAAGCAGCAGGACTGAGTGCAGCGCAACTGAAGCGCAAGCTGCAAGCTGGTCGCCGCGCGAAGGAGCGGATGGTGGCAGCGAATCTGCGCCTGGTGGTGAGTGTTGCCAAGAAGTACACCAAGCGGAATATGGAACTGCTGGATCTGATCCAGGAGGGAACGATCGGTCTGGTGCGTGGTGTGGAGAAATTCGACCCGACGCGGGGCTACAAGTTCAGCACCTATGCGTATTGGTGGATCCGTCAGGGGATCACGCGTGCGATTGCGGAGAAGAGCCGGACGATCCGGCTGCCGATCCACATCACGGAGATGCTGAACAAGCTGAAGAAAGGTCAGCGAGAACTGAGCCAAGAGCTGGGTCGGACGCCATCGGTGACGGAACTGGCGGGCTTTGTGGAGCTGCCGGAAGAGGAAGTGAAAGAACTGATGTGCCGTGCGCGTCAGCCAGTGAGTTTGGAGATGAAGGTGGGCGACGGAGATGACACAGAACTGCTGGATCTGCTGGCAGGAGATGGTGAACTGCCGAGCGAGCAGGTGGAAGGCGAGTGCTTGAAGGGAGATCTGCGTGATCTGTTGGGTCAGCTGCCTGAACTGCAGGAGCGTGTGCTGCGGATGCGGTATGGGATGGACGGGGAAGATCCGATGAGCCTTACGGGCATCGGTCGAGTGATCGGAATCAGTCGCGATCGGGTCCGTAATTTGGAGCGTGATGGTTTGGCTGGACTGCGTCGTCTCAGTGATCAGGTTGAGGCTTATGTCGCCTGCTGA
- a CDS encoding alpha/beta fold hydrolase, which translates to MPQSLVPADSIWTWKQADGSSLEVAWQCHADTPGHEQKSIVPAVVLVHGFGASGNHWRHNLPVLGKYTRTYALDLIGFGDSSQPQALLPGEQPGFDQSDCSQALVYSFDLWGQQVSDFCNAIVQGPVLLVGNSIGGVVALRAAQLLEDRCKGVVLIDCAQRLMDDKQLATQPAWMAWIRPLLKTLVSQRWLSTALFRNAARPRVIRSVLKQAYPSGNNIDDQLVELLYKPTQRPGAAEAFRGFINLFNDHLAPDLLDHLQQPVDLIWGQKDPWEPVAEAQEWAKRFSCIQSLKILTNAGHCPHDESPEKVNNELLNILEKY; encoded by the coding sequence ATGCCTCAATCGCTGGTGCCAGCTGACTCAATCTGGACCTGGAAACAAGCCGATGGCAGCAGCCTTGAGGTCGCCTGGCAATGCCATGCAGACACTCCAGGCCATGAGCAAAAGAGCATTGTTCCCGCTGTCGTCCTGGTGCATGGCTTCGGGGCCAGCGGCAATCACTGGCGGCACAATCTGCCTGTTCTGGGGAAGTACACCCGCACCTATGCCCTCGACTTGATCGGCTTCGGTGACAGCAGCCAACCTCAGGCTTTGCTGCCAGGGGAGCAACCTGGATTTGACCAGTCAGATTGCAGTCAGGCCCTGGTCTACAGCTTTGATCTCTGGGGCCAGCAGGTTTCCGACTTCTGCAACGCAATAGTGCAAGGTCCGGTGCTTCTAGTCGGCAACTCCATCGGCGGAGTGGTCGCGTTACGCGCAGCGCAGCTGCTTGAAGACCGCTGCAAAGGAGTGGTGCTGATCGACTGCGCTCAACGGCTGATGGACGACAAGCAACTGGCGACCCAACCGGCATGGATGGCCTGGATACGCCCGCTCTTGAAGACATTGGTCAGCCAGCGCTGGCTGAGTACGGCCTTGTTCCGCAATGCAGCACGACCAAGGGTGATCAGAAGCGTCCTGAAACAGGCCTACCCCAGTGGCAACAACATTGATGATCAGCTGGTGGAACTTCTCTACAAGCCAACGCAACGACCTGGAGCAGCAGAAGCATTTCGCGGCTTCATCAATCTGTTTAACGATCACCTCGCGCCAGATTTACTGGACCACCTTCAACAGCCTGTGGATCTGATCTGGGGCCAGAAAGACCCTTGGGAACCTGTTGCTGAAGCCCAAGAGTGGGCAAAACGCTTCAGCTGCATTCAGTCATTAAAAATATTGACGAACGCAGGACATTGTCCCCATGATGAGAGTCCAGAAAAGGTTAACAACGAATTACTCAATATACTCGAAAAATATTAG
- a CDS encoding efflux RND transporter permease subunit, translating to MSFSDKFIKRPVLTTVCSILIVLVGLISIPNLPIANLPNIANPLILVSAVYGGANAEVTEQAVTNPLEQQINGVPGISYISSNSDMEGNSAISVYFDETTDIDIDQVNVQNRVSLAMTQLPSQVSETGVSVKQSNPSILLAYEVGSSEGQYDAGYLNGLIYEQLYYPLSRVEGVATVTVYGGANPAFWLFVDPDKLAANGLTSENVISAVKSQNSIAVGGLVGGPPASGDQVFTYPILVENNGNLISIEQFENLIINRSETGNLLKLRDVGEVRYGTNTYSVQATDKRSNPALTVAVYQTPSSNALDVSNAVVEQMEQFAANVPPGVQVNQIYNIGQFIEASVDGVIDALGLAIVLVLVILFLFLQNWRATIVPSLAIPISLVGTFAFLNVFGFSINQLTLLGLVLATGLVVDDAIVVIEAVSSNIEKGMKPRQAALECMGELFGALVATALVLMAVFVPVAFYPGGIGIIYKQFALTIAFSIAISAFNALTFSPMLSGLILPKEQPRQPKGWGWIVAGVIVGLAFGKFSANSFGNWTYIAGVLIGGFAGANLIRIFRSFNAGFDRLQKGYANLLARLIKARKLVMGGLGAGILITVLAFGTIPSAFIPEEDQGYGLGVFQLQNGASLVETKKLGTQIAQVLSKEDDIENASIISGSGFNGSSPDQGLFFFGLKPLSERKGSEHSADAIIDRLNSQLIELGGGLAFAIGPAAVPGFSPQGGFYFQFNDLSNGAYNFNELSEMAGELITKANTSGDFSKVYTQFNPSSPAIGLSIDRDVMGALNVDYQEAMDTIAVIAGSNYSGLTYESGQVRNIYVQGQADQRKSVEDILDIYVRSRDGGLVQVSQFASADLSSAPSVISHYNLYRTILIQGAEAVGKSSGQALTAIQEIFKKQNFTNIGSAFTGLAALQLSAGSASVVVFGLGVLIVYLVLSAQYESYVTPVVILATVPLAMLGALAFLGMRSIDLNIYAQVGLVTLIGLAAKNGILIVEVAEQRLEQGMSATQAVIESAESRLRPILMTAIAALAGFLPLVVANGAGAHSQQSLGTVIFGGLVVATVLSLGVVPPFYVVIKGLEARLFNQKQQDGNDDASIAGAS from the coding sequence ATGTCCTTTTCCGACAAGTTCATCAAACGGCCGGTGCTGACAACCGTCTGCAGCATCTTAATCGTGCTGGTGGGTCTGATCAGCATTCCAAATCTGCCGATCGCCAACCTGCCGAACATTGCCAATCCACTGATTCTCGTTTCAGCCGTGTATGGCGGTGCCAATGCGGAGGTGACCGAGCAAGCGGTGACCAATCCACTGGAACAGCAAATCAACGGCGTCCCCGGGATCAGTTACATCTCCTCCAACAGCGACATGGAGGGGAACAGCGCGATCAGTGTCTATTTCGATGAAACGACCGACATCGACATCGACCAGGTCAATGTGCAGAACAGGGTCTCCCTGGCGATGACCCAGTTGCCATCACAGGTTTCAGAGACGGGCGTCTCGGTGAAACAGAGCAACCCTTCGATCTTGCTGGCCTACGAGGTGGGTTCGAGTGAAGGTCAATACGACGCCGGTTACCTCAATGGCCTGATCTACGAGCAGCTGTATTACCCGCTATCGAGGGTCGAAGGCGTGGCAACGGTGACCGTCTACGGCGGCGCCAATCCAGCCTTCTGGCTGTTCGTGGATCCCGACAAGTTGGCTGCGAATGGTCTCACGTCCGAGAATGTGATCTCAGCAGTGAAATCCCAGAACAGCATTGCTGTTGGGGGCCTAGTCGGTGGACCACCAGCCTCAGGCGATCAGGTCTTCACCTACCCGATTCTTGTTGAAAACAACGGCAATCTGATCTCGATCGAGCAGTTCGAAAATCTGATCATCAACCGGAGCGAGACCGGCAATCTCCTCAAGCTGCGTGATGTCGGAGAGGTGCGCTACGGCACCAACACCTACTCGGTTCAGGCCACCGATAAGAGAAGCAACCCCGCCCTCACAGTGGCGGTTTACCAGACGCCATCAAGCAATGCACTGGACGTCTCCAACGCGGTGGTGGAGCAGATGGAGCAGTTCGCAGCAAACGTTCCGCCGGGCGTTCAGGTCAATCAGATCTACAACATCGGTCAGTTCATCGAAGCCTCAGTCGATGGCGTCATCGATGCACTTGGTCTGGCAATCGTGCTGGTGCTGGTGATCCTTTTTCTGTTCCTCCAGAACTGGAGAGCAACCATCGTGCCAAGCCTGGCGATCCCGATCTCGCTGGTGGGCACCTTCGCCTTTCTGAACGTTTTCGGCTTTTCGATCAACCAGCTCACACTGCTTGGTCTGGTGCTGGCAACAGGCCTGGTCGTGGACGACGCCATTGTTGTGATTGAAGCCGTCTCGAGCAACATCGAGAAAGGCATGAAACCCCGTCAGGCAGCACTCGAGTGCATGGGAGAACTGTTCGGGGCCTTAGTCGCAACCGCTCTGGTGCTGATGGCCGTGTTCGTACCAGTGGCCTTTTATCCAGGCGGCATCGGCATCATCTACAAACAATTCGCGCTGACGATCGCTTTCTCGATTGCCATCTCAGCCTTCAACGCCCTGACGTTTTCACCCATGCTTTCCGGGCTGATCCTTCCAAAGGAGCAACCAAGGCAACCCAAAGGCTGGGGATGGATCGTCGCCGGAGTGATTGTTGGACTCGCCTTCGGGAAGTTCAGCGCCAACTCTTTTGGCAACTGGACCTACATCGCCGGCGTGCTGATTGGCGGCTTTGCCGGAGCCAATCTCATCAGGATCTTCCGCAGCTTCAACGCCGGATTTGACCGACTGCAAAAGGGATACGCCAATTTGCTGGCGCGATTGATCAAAGCAAGAAAGCTCGTGATGGGAGGGCTGGGAGCAGGCATCCTGATCACCGTGCTGGCCTTCGGCACAATCCCCAGTGCCTTCATTCCTGAAGAAGATCAAGGCTACGGACTCGGCGTTTTCCAGCTTCAGAACGGTGCCTCCCTGGTTGAGACCAAAAAGCTCGGCACGCAAATTGCTCAAGTTCTCAGCAAGGAAGATGACATCGAAAACGCGTCAATCATCAGCGGCTCGGGCTTCAACGGTTCCAGTCCAGACCAAGGTCTTTTCTTCTTCGGACTCAAACCGCTATCGGAACGCAAGGGAAGTGAGCACAGTGCCGATGCCATCATCGATCGCCTGAATTCCCAACTGATCGAATTGGGTGGAGGGCTGGCGTTTGCCATCGGTCCAGCCGCTGTGCCGGGCTTTTCACCCCAAGGCGGCTTCTATTTCCAGTTCAATGACCTCAGCAATGGCGCCTACAACTTCAACGAGCTCTCCGAGATGGCTGGCGAGCTGATCACAAAAGCCAACACCAGCGGCGATTTCTCCAAGGTGTACACCCAGTTCAATCCCAGCTCCCCTGCAATCGGTCTTTCCATCGATCGTGACGTGATGGGTGCTCTGAACGTCGACTACCAGGAGGCGATGGACACGATCGCTGTTATTGCAGGTAGCAACTACTCAGGACTCACCTACGAGAGCGGTCAGGTCCGCAACATTTACGTGCAAGGGCAAGCTGATCAGCGCAAGAGCGTTGAAGACATCCTCGATATCTACGTGCGCAGTCGAGATGGTGGCTTGGTGCAGGTGTCACAGTTCGCCAGTGCTGATCTGAGCAGTGCTCCTTCCGTGATTAGCCACTACAACCTGTATCGCACGATTCTGATTCAGGGTGCCGAGGCCGTTGGCAAGAGCAGTGGTCAGGCGCTCACAGCCATTCAAGAGATCTTCAAGAAGCAAAATTTCACCAACATTGGCTCCGCCTTTACAGGCCTTGCCGCCCTTCAGCTCTCCGCAGGCAGTGCCAGCGTGGTGGTGTTTGGTCTTGGCGTACTCATCGTTTATCTGGTGCTCTCTGCTCAGTACGAAAGCTACGTAACACCTGTGGTGATCCTTGCCACGGTTCCTCTGGCAATGCTGGGGGCACTGGCGTTTCTGGGAATGCGTTCGATCGATCTCAACATCTACGCACAGGTCGGTCTCGTGACCCTGATCGGTCTCGCAGCCAAAAACGGAATCCTGATCGTTGAAGTGGCTGAGCAACGACTGGAACAGGGCATGTCTGCGACTCAAGCCGTAATCGAATCAGCCGAGTCGCGGCTTCGCCCGATCTTGATGACAGCAATCGCGGCCCTCGCAGGTTTTCTACCACTAGTGGTGGCCAACGGGGCTGGTGCCCACAGTCAGCAGTCACTGGGAACCGTGATTTTCGGTGGCCTCGTTGTGGCCACGGTGCTGTCTCTGGGTGTGGTGCCGCCCTTTTATGTGGTGATCAAGGGCCTTGAGGCACGGTTGTTCAACCAAAAGCAGCAGGATGGCAATGACGATGCCTCAATCGCTGGTGCCAGCTGA
- a CDS encoding efflux RND transporter periplasmic adaptor subunit — MLCSLAAAALLAGCGTSKQAAQMMTVQTATIAENTFEPNIQAISVLESTTNVALMPEVDGRVVQVLAKDGQKVKAGQPILVLDNVQESAALDAAKAQAVTDKLNAERYEFLYQNGAASAKQRDRYATQAIASRDQARTAAANLGYKFVRSPIDGVIGDLDKVKLGDYVKTGQAITGIVNNSNLWTLMQIPATQAGDVAIGQAVKVVSQGNPPVQGEGSVVFISPYFGMSGNSTAPNTLMVKAEFPNLTGKLKTGQYVKSAIITGRKQSLAVPVQAVMMQAEQPFVYKLIPLSRALPKIKASATVPAATKKKLEKLPSSTPIVIQTPVQLGPLQNNFYPVKSGLNQADVVAISNTSRLRSGMPVKVAPASSATTSSATTSKD, encoded by the coding sequence GTGTTGTGCTCTCTTGCCGCCGCTGCACTGCTGGCCGGCTGTGGTACGAGCAAACAGGCAGCGCAGATGATGACCGTGCAGACGGCAACGATCGCCGAAAACACCTTTGAACCCAACATCCAGGCCATCAGTGTTTTGGAGTCCACCACCAATGTGGCCTTGATGCCAGAGGTCGATGGTCGTGTGGTCCAGGTGCTGGCCAAAGACGGTCAGAAGGTCAAAGCCGGTCAGCCAATTCTTGTCTTGGACAACGTTCAAGAAAGCGCTGCTCTCGATGCCGCAAAAGCACAGGCAGTCACCGACAAGCTCAACGCTGAGCGATACGAATTCCTTTATCAGAACGGGGCGGCCTCAGCCAAACAGCGTGATCGATATGCCACCCAGGCCATTGCCTCCCGTGATCAGGCGCGCACCGCAGCAGCCAACCTCGGGTACAAATTCGTTCGCTCGCCCATCGACGGCGTCATCGGCGACCTCGACAAGGTGAAGTTGGGGGATTACGTCAAGACCGGTCAAGCGATCACGGGCATCGTGAACAACTCCAACCTATGGACCTTGATGCAGATTCCTGCAACACAGGCGGGAGATGTGGCAATCGGCCAGGCCGTGAAGGTGGTCTCGCAGGGAAATCCTCCGGTGCAGGGAGAGGGGTCGGTGGTGTTCATTTCCCCCTATTTCGGAATGAGCGGCAACTCCACTGCCCCCAACACCTTGATGGTGAAGGCAGAGTTCCCCAATTTGACTGGAAAGCTGAAGACTGGTCAGTACGTCAAAAGCGCCATCATCACCGGACGCAAACAGTCGCTAGCGGTGCCTGTTCAGGCGGTGATGATGCAAGCGGAACAGCCTTTTGTCTACAAATTGATTCCTTTGAGCAGAGCTCTGCCGAAGATCAAGGCCTCCGCAACTGTGCCTGCGGCAACGAAGAAAAAACTCGAAAAACTTCCTTCCAGCACACCAATCGTGATCCAGACACCCGTGCAGCTGGGTCCATTGCAAAACAATTTTTATCCCGTCAAATCAGGGCTGAATCAGGCAGACGTCGTGGCGATCAGCAATACCAGCCGCCTGCGCAGCGGCATGCCGGTGAAAGTGGCGCCAGCCAGTTCTGCCACAACATCCTCTGCCACAACATCCAAGGACTGA
- a CDS encoding DUF2811 domain-containing protein yields MSRLEIFIEKDPQWDHDRLMQADIAGFVFQHGLKDLLLVRRHHFGGLFCWEESCTL; encoded by the coding sequence TTGTCGCGCCTGGAGATTTTTATTGAAAAGGATCCCCAGTGGGATCACGATCGTTTGATGCAGGCAGACATTGCAGGATTCGTGTTTCAGCACGGTTTAAAAGACCTCTTGCTGGTGCGTCGTCATCATTTCGGCGGTTTGTTTTGTTGGGAGGAGTCCTGCACGCTGTGA